The Mycolicibacterium smegmatis genome has a window encoding:
- a CDS encoding chloride channel protein — translation MRTRPRIDGGLGNFVRNSGYVRKWLILGIAIGVIAGLGAVVFYLALDGAGRVLLGYLGGYGIPKPSGDGGNPGSPGFDRPWAIPLISCGGALVSAWFVAKFAPEAEGHGTDDAIEAVHTDPRKIRVRAIVVKTIASALTIGSGGSGGREGPAAHISAGFGSLLTRWLNLSDEDGRLAVSLGIGAGIGAIFGAPLGGAVLAASIVYRDDFDYRALIPGFITSASAYAVLGSILGFDPLFGFLVGDYRFGQALDLAWFVVLGVIAGGVGWLYARVFYGTVAVTKMLPGGKIVKPALGGLAVGLMALAIPQVLASGYGWAEKAAATETLMNIPLWIVLVLPVAKIVATSLSIGTGGSGGIFGPGVVIGAFVGAALWRLGDALALPGIPDSPAIFVVVGMMACFGCVAHAPLAVMIMVCEMTSSFAVIPCAMVGVGVACLTISRSDVAIYRAQRARREPEPA, via the coding sequence ATGCGCACGAGGCCTCGAATCGACGGAGGCCTGGGCAACTTCGTCCGGAACTCCGGATACGTCCGCAAATGGCTGATCCTGGGCATCGCCATCGGCGTGATCGCCGGCCTGGGCGCGGTGGTGTTCTACCTGGCCCTGGACGGCGCGGGCCGTGTGCTGCTGGGCTATCTCGGTGGCTATGGCATCCCGAAACCCTCGGGCGACGGCGGGAACCCCGGTTCCCCCGGCTTCGACCGGCCGTGGGCCATCCCGCTCATCTCGTGTGGCGGTGCGCTGGTCTCGGCGTGGTTCGTGGCGAAGTTCGCGCCCGAGGCCGAAGGACACGGCACCGACGACGCGATCGAGGCCGTGCACACCGACCCGCGCAAGATCCGGGTGCGGGCCATCGTGGTCAAGACCATTGCGAGTGCGCTGACCATAGGTTCGGGTGGTTCCGGCGGGCGCGAGGGACCCGCGGCGCACATCTCGGCCGGCTTCGGATCGCTGCTCACACGCTGGCTCAACCTGTCCGACGAGGACGGCCGCCTCGCGGTGTCCCTGGGGATCGGTGCGGGCATCGGCGCGATCTTCGGTGCGCCGCTCGGCGGGGCTGTGCTCGCGGCGTCGATCGTGTACCGCGACGATTTCGACTACCGGGCCCTGATCCCCGGCTTCATCACCTCGGCATCGGCATACGCGGTTCTCGGATCGATCCTCGGCTTCGACCCGCTGTTCGGCTTCCTGGTGGGTGACTACCGGTTCGGCCAGGCGCTCGATCTCGCGTGGTTCGTGGTGCTCGGGGTGATCGCGGGCGGTGTGGGTTGGCTGTATGCCCGCGTGTTCTACGGCACCGTCGCGGTCACCAAGATGCTGCCCGGCGGCAAGATCGTCAAACCCGCCCTCGGCGGCCTCGCGGTGGGTTTGATGGCGCTCGCCATCCCGCAGGTGCTCGCGAGTGGATACGGATGGGCCGAAAAGGCCGCTGCCACAGAGACTCTGATGAACATTCCGTTGTGGATCGTGCTGGTGCTGCCGGTCGCGAAGATCGTCGCGACGTCGCTGTCGATCGGTACCGGCGGGTCGGGCGGCATCTTCGGGCCCGGCGTGGTGATCGGTGCGTTCGTCGGAGCGGCGTTGTGGCGCTTGGGCGATGCGCTGGCGCTGCCTGGGATACCCGACAGCCCAGCGATTTTCGTCGTCGTCGGCATGATGGCGTGCTTCGGGTGCGTGGCACACGCGCCACTGGCGGTGATGATCATGGTGTGCGAGATGACCAGTTCGTTCGCGGTGATCCCGTGCGCCATGGTCGGCGTCGGTGTCGCGTGCCTGACCATCTCGCGCAGCGACGTCGCGATCTACCGGGCGCAGCGCGCCCGCCGCGAACCCGAACCTGCGTGA
- a CDS encoding hotdog fold thioesterase: protein MRFPLTTPLGRMGVESLDETPGHCVASIPAGGLTNPLTGAPTLATLAMLVDHTGGLVNHLRRPPGTWTVSSELAIEFAPEADELIASAPQTPVIATGTEFGPTIWAPLAMCELTHDGRPVATATVRSVYVAAPDHIVEWPADAGEGDLLPTLAERLAVEVAESGGATKTLRQLSNKVLNNSLGVVHGGISASALELVGSAAVNDSDGPALRTASLRVNYLRQFFGGAHARYEGAAVRVGRTMAVADAQAVGDDGKTALLARVTAYR from the coding sequence ATGCGTTTTCCGCTGACCACACCGCTGGGCCGCATGGGCGTCGAAAGCCTCGACGAGACCCCCGGGCACTGCGTCGCCTCGATCCCCGCGGGCGGCCTCACCAACCCGCTGACCGGAGCGCCCACGCTCGCGACGCTGGCCATGCTGGTCGACCACACCGGCGGGCTGGTGAACCACCTGCGGCGTCCGCCCGGCACGTGGACCGTGTCCAGTGAGCTGGCCATCGAATTCGCGCCCGAGGCCGACGAACTCATCGCGTCCGCGCCGCAGACACCGGTGATCGCGACCGGCACCGAGTTCGGGCCCACGATCTGGGCACCCCTGGCCATGTGCGAGCTCACCCACGACGGCCGTCCGGTGGCCACCGCGACCGTGCGCTCGGTATATGTGGCCGCGCCTGACCACATCGTCGAATGGCCCGCCGATGCCGGTGAGGGTGACCTGCTGCCGACGCTCGCCGAGCGACTGGCGGTGGAGGTCGCCGAGAGCGGCGGAGCCACCAAGACGTTGCGGCAACTCTCGAACAAGGTCCTCAACAACAGCCTGGGCGTCGTGCACGGCGGAATATCGGCCTCGGCGCTGGAACTCGTCGGGTCGGCCGCCGTCAACGACAGCGACGGGCCCGCCCTTCGGACGGCGTCGCTGCGGGTGAACTACCTGCGGCAGTTCTTCGGCGGCGCGCACGCCCGGTACGAGGGTGCCGCGGTCCGGGTGGGACGCACCATGGCGGTCGCCGACGCGCAGGCCGTCGGCGACGACGGCAAGACCGCGCTGCTGGCCCGAGTCACCGCTTACCGCTGA